A window of Thermosynechococcus sp. NK55a contains these coding sequences:
- a CDS encoding beta-ketoacyl-ACP synthase, with product MNVVITGIGLWTALGDTAIATWQRYCQGKTALIATPEGLVGATSLPVEKIIETTTTQALKDAKLTAPLGSAGAVVGSSRGFQAQWERWLRQPALSRETWLQTLPATVSQQVAQIAGIQGIVLNPTAACATGIWAIAQGALLIAQGDCDLVLAGGVESAISPLTLAGFRQLGVLAQERAAPFDRQRQGFGLAAGGALLVLESPERARSRGIEPYARIAGVGLSADAENMAAPSVNQTGALLAIQKALAQAELTPRQIDCIHSHGTGTRRNDAAEAAWIQTLFGQGVAVTSHKGALGHTLGAAGAIAIALSCLALREQQIPPCVGCQTPNFELDIVQQTRSAHLEHILCCSYGFGGQNAVVVLARA from the coding sequence GTGAATGTTGTTATTACTGGCATTGGTCTATGGACAGCGCTTGGGGACACCGCGATCGCCACATGGCAGCGGTACTGTCAGGGCAAGACAGCACTCATAGCCACCCCTGAAGGACTGGTGGGTGCAACGAGCTTGCCTGTCGAGAAAATTATTGAAACGACTACGACTCAAGCGCTCAAGGATGCAAAATTAACGGCTCCCCTGGGCAGTGCCGGGGCAGTGGTCGGCTCCAGTCGCGGCTTTCAAGCCCAGTGGGAAAGATGGTTACGACAGCCTGCTCTTTCGCGAGAAACATGGTTACAAACCTTGCCAGCAACTGTTTCGCAGCAGGTAGCACAAATTGCAGGCATTCAGGGGATAGTGCTCAATCCCACAGCCGCCTGTGCCACGGGAATCTGGGCAATTGCCCAAGGGGCACTGTTGATTGCCCAGGGGGATTGCGATTTGGTGTTGGCTGGAGGCGTTGAATCCGCCATCTCCCCCTTAACCTTGGCCGGCTTTCGCCAGTTAGGGGTCTTGGCTCAGGAGCGGGCAGCTCCCTTCGATCGCCAGCGGCAGGGATTTGGCTTAGCGGCCGGCGGCGCCCTTCTTGTCTTGGAATCTCCAGAACGGGCGCGATCGCGAGGTATTGAACCCTATGCCCGAATTGCTGGGGTGGGTCTCAGTGCCGATGCTGAGAATATGGCTGCGCCCAGTGTCAACCAAACCGGTGCTCTCCTAGCGATTCAAAAGGCCTTGGCTCAGGCAGAGCTAACACCGCGCCAGATTGACTGTATCCATAGCCACGGTACGGGCACGCGGCGTAACGATGCCGCCGAAGCCGCTTGGATTCAAACCCTTTTTGGTCAAGGGGTTGCAGTCACCAGTCACAAAGGGGCCCTTGGACATACCTTAGGGGCTGCTGGGGCGATCGCGATCGCCCTCTCCTGCCTAGCGTTGCGGGAACAACAGATTCCCCCCTGTGTTGGCTGTCAAACCCCCAACTTTGAGTTGGATATTGTCCAACAGACACGTTCTGCTCACCTAGAGCACATTCTCTGCTGTAGTTATGGCTTTGGGGGGCAAAATGCAGTTGTTGTCCTCGCCCGCGCCTAG
- the cutA gene encoding divalent-cation tolerance protein CutA, which produces MTQHPDVRTAGLETAAEYCVVIVTTATEAEALSLADQLVAEHLAACVQVLPVQSIYRWQGAVHRAPEWQLLIKTRIALFEQVRDRLLALHSYEVPEIIAMPIIAGSSAYLNWIKEQTQKPPGG; this is translated from the coding sequence GTGACGCAACATCCTGACGTGAGGACAGCAGGTTTGGAAACGGCGGCAGAGTACTGTGTAGTGATTGTTACTACAGCTACGGAAGCTGAGGCACTCTCCTTGGCCGATCAACTGGTGGCGGAGCACCTGGCTGCCTGTGTGCAGGTTCTACCTGTTCAATCAATATACCGTTGGCAAGGAGCGGTGCATCGCGCTCCAGAATGGCAATTGCTGATTAAAACCCGCATCGCTTTATTTGAGCAGGTGCGCGATCGCCTGCTGGCATTACACAGTTATGAAGTCCCAGAGATCATTGCCATGCCAATCATTGCTGGTTCTTCTGCCTATTTGAACTGGATCAAAGAGCAAACTCAAAAGCCACCTGGAGGTTAA
- a CDS encoding ABC transporter permease, whose translation MVSLARKNLLEDFSRFLVAQLGITFAVSLVTIQTGLLEGFSRSATLLVSKSQADFWIASNELRYFGLTLPIEYQVVLDAQAVEGVAAAEPLLMQSAMWRRSETEAIDPVQVVGVEPTGTLLPLTTVAGAALRKLEEPYSVIVDRIDLNALSLTALGEKGRVNNYPATVIGWTRGVKSIVSSPYVFTSLETANLYLNFPRFDPSEPVPEFLPLVSPSTRITYVMVKAKPGEDLAKVQERLRAAFPNYQVLSRAALTEMTRRYWLASTSVGFILGLGAGVGMVVGIVIVSQILYSSVSDRLQEYGTLKAMGASDGYLYRIIIEQALWMAVLGYLPGLGLSWGLGMWTMQARAIQIIITPQLALAVFSATVAMCVSASLLAVQKVMRLDPAQVFRA comes from the coding sequence ATGGTCTCCCTTGCTCGAAAAAATCTTTTAGAAGACTTTAGTCGCTTTCTCGTTGCTCAACTGGGCATCACGTTTGCTGTCAGTCTCGTCACTATTCAAACGGGACTCCTTGAGGGATTTAGTCGCTCCGCCACTCTCTTGGTGAGCAAAAGCCAAGCGGATTTCTGGATTGCCTCGAATGAGCTGCGTTATTTTGGCCTGACATTGCCCATTGAGTATCAAGTTGTCCTTGATGCCCAAGCAGTTGAAGGGGTTGCGGCTGCAGAACCACTCCTGATGCAGTCGGCCATGTGGCGCCGTTCAGAGACAGAGGCGATCGATCCAGTGCAAGTGGTGGGTGTTGAACCGACAGGAACCTTGCTGCCTTTGACGACAGTTGCTGGTGCAGCCCTGAGGAAGCTAGAGGAACCCTACAGTGTCATCGTGGATCGCATTGACCTCAATGCCCTTTCCCTCACGGCTTTGGGGGAGAAAGGTCGTGTGAATAACTACCCAGCGACGGTCATTGGCTGGACGCGCGGTGTTAAATCAATTGTCTCTAGTCCCTATGTCTTTACCTCGCTGGAAACTGCGAACCTTTACTTGAACTTCCCGCGGTTTGATCCCAGTGAACCGGTACCCGAATTTTTGCCGTTGGTCTCCCCGAGTACCCGCATCACTTATGTCATGGTCAAAGCAAAGCCGGGAGAGGATTTAGCAAAGGTGCAGGAGCGATTGCGGGCAGCGTTTCCCAACTATCAAGTGCTCAGTCGTGCTGCCCTGACTGAAATGACCCGGCGCTATTGGTTGGCCAGCACCAGTGTGGGGTTCATTTTGGGTCTAGGGGCAGGGGTGGGCATGGTTGTAGGGATAGTGATTGTGAGTCAGATTCTCTATTCCTCCGTGAGCGATCGCCTACAGGAGTATGGCACCCTGAAGGCAATGGGGGCTTCTGACGGGTACTTGTATCGAATTATTATTGAGCAAGCCCTGTGGATGGCTGTACTGGGTTATCTGCCCGGTTTAGGCCTGTCCTGGGGGTTGGGGATGTGGACCATGCAAGCTCGTGCCATCCAAATCATCATTACCCCTCAACTTGCCTTAGCCGTTTTTAGTGCCACCGTGGCCATGTGTGTCAGCGCTTCCCTATTGGCAGTGCAAAAAGTGATGCGCCTTGATCCTGCCCAAGTCTTTCGAGCTTGA
- a CDS encoding NYN domain-containing protein: MAGSLAVTLTREPLPVVAVSSVGALVGTWVQERQCHSLTPHIEDLLQRLEERLEHLETGMSGHHQRCTAIFYDIENLIKGYNIKAADVAKISLGAIQTHIRQAYPIDRVLLQRAYANWSDARLGSLRREMHQLGIEPVQVFGFSYENRKNAADIQLAIDVVDLIFQDDRFDTFVIVSGDGGFGSLAKKLRQYGKTVIGCAYEDAAGKSFQAICDAFVHIPDPTVKSRPPVVSPACPMEAPASTITPATIPLDADNRRLCADLSVSLVRHAEGAIAKTRQILDWYRRDLLCGKLLREEGLPISKVQGAVQVLLPNFDILLLGMVKFSEYLRYVCKNTIFCVFYCQGSANQLRLGLREHLPAGAVVMANFEKRPLHSLATYRALLSHERVAIAQPTALAHTLAWLLDHYEGVATLEELATMIEKTAPAEISSSQIAIALNNCQRANILVPAPHGGDRYFVAAKITTLREGYAALAQWLHQILQGFLNGWGRSRNQNCYRHSLSPLFQCPGRSPWIFLGWCG; encoded by the coding sequence GTGGCGGGCTCCCTCGCTGTCACCCTTACCCGTGAACCGCTCCCTGTGGTGGCGGTCAGTTCTGTGGGGGCATTGGTGGGCACTTGGGTACAGGAGCGTCAATGTCATTCCCTTACTCCCCACATCGAGGACCTGCTGCAGCGTTTAGAGGAAAGACTGGAGCATCTTGAAACCGGAATGTCTGGGCATCACCAGCGCTGCACTGCTATTTTCTACGATATTGAAAACTTGATTAAAGGCTACAACATCAAAGCTGCAGATGTGGCCAAAATCTCCCTAGGTGCCATCCAAACCCATATTCGCCAAGCCTACCCCATCGACCGAGTGCTACTGCAACGTGCCTATGCCAACTGGAGTGATGCTCGCCTTGGGTCACTGCGCCGTGAAATGCACCAATTGGGCATTGAGCCTGTACAAGTCTTTGGCTTTTCCTACGAAAATCGCAAAAATGCCGCCGATATTCAATTGGCTATTGATGTGGTGGACTTGATTTTTCAGGATGACCGCTTTGATACATTTGTGATCGTCTCCGGGGATGGTGGCTTTGGCTCCCTTGCCAAGAAGTTACGGCAGTACGGCAAAACGGTGATTGGCTGTGCCTACGAAGATGCCGCTGGCAAGAGTTTTCAGGCCATTTGTGATGCCTTTGTGCACATTCCCGATCCAACGGTGAAATCCCGCCCGCCTGTGGTCAGTCCCGCCTGCCCCATGGAAGCTCCGGCATCAACCATCACCCCCGCCACCATTCCCTTAGATGCGGATAATCGTCGTTTGTGTGCCGATTTGAGTGTCAGTTTGGTTCGCCATGCCGAGGGGGCGATCGCTAAAACGCGGCAGATTCTCGATTGGTATCGCCGTGATTTGCTGTGTGGCAAGCTTCTGCGGGAGGAAGGGCTACCTATTAGTAAAGTCCAAGGGGCAGTGCAAGTCCTGCTGCCCAACTTTGACATTTTGCTGTTGGGGATGGTCAAGTTTTCGGAATACTTGCGCTACGTTTGCAAAAACACGATCTTCTGTGTCTTTTATTGCCAAGGCAGTGCCAATCAACTGCGTCTTGGTCTACGGGAGCATCTTCCCGCCGGTGCTGTGGTGATGGCCAATTTTGAAAAGCGTCCCCTCCACAGTCTGGCAACCTATCGGGCCCTGCTTAGTCACGAACGGGTGGCGATCGCCCAACCTACAGCCTTGGCTCATACTCTAGCATGGCTCCTTGACCATTACGAGGGCGTTGCTACCTTAGAGGAACTGGCCACTATGATTGAGAAAACCGCACCAGCAGAGATTAGTTCTAGCCAAATTGCAATTGCTTTGAATAACTGCCAAAGGGCCAATATTCTCGTGCCAGCTCCCCACGGTGGCGATCGCTATTTTGTCGCTGCCAAAATCACAACACTTCGCGAAGGCTATGCAGCACTGGCACAGTGGCTACACCAGATCCTTCAGGGTTTTTTGAACGGGTGGGGACGGAGCCGCAACCAGAACTGTTACAGGCACTCATTGAGCCCTCTGTTTCAGTGCCCAGGTAGATCGCCATGGATTTTCCTTGGTTGGTGTGGCTAG
- a CDS encoding biotin--[acetyl-CoA-carboxylase] ligase: MDFPWLVWLETCGSTNTWALRHADQLYGGQVIYTQAQTRGRGQYNRPWQSPQGVLTASFILPHSPAIVAPSVQAGIAVMRALSGLRPALDRHLQLKWPNDVMAQGKKLAGILCESCSPWLVVGVGLNRCVDVEAMGLPQAMSLHQLLDPWEAVPTDLELLATIRAELLWCWQRSQWAGVAAQRDFLRGRSLTLVQGEQRWQGISLGISDRGTLQVRLTNGEVREFSSGHVIYSP, from the coding sequence ATGGATTTTCCTTGGTTGGTGTGGCTAGAGACCTGTGGGAGCACGAATACATGGGCGCTGCGCCATGCCGATCAGCTCTACGGCGGCCAAGTCATCTATACTCAGGCCCAAACGCGGGGGCGAGGTCAGTACAACCGCCCTTGGCAATCCCCCCAGGGAGTGTTGACGGCCTCCTTTATTTTGCCCCATTCGCCAGCGATCGTTGCTCCCAGCGTCCAAGCAGGGATAGCGGTGATGCGTGCGTTGAGTGGGCTGCGGCCAGCGCTGGATCGCCATCTGCAATTGAAGTGGCCCAATGATGTTATGGCTCAGGGCAAGAAACTAGCGGGAATTCTCTGTGAAAGCTGTTCCCCTTGGTTGGTGGTGGGGGTGGGGCTGAACCGCTGTGTAGATGTTGAGGCAATGGGCCTTCCCCAAGCTATGAGTCTTCATCAGCTTCTTGATCCTTGGGAAGCAGTACCCACAGATTTGGAACTCTTGGCGACCATTCGTGCTGAACTGCTTTGGTGTTGGCAACGGTCACAGTGGGCGGGGGTGGCTGCGCAGCGCGACTTTCTGCGGGGGCGATCGCTCACTCTTGTCCAAGGAGAACAGAGGTGGCAGGGCATCAGTCTGGGAATTAGCGATCGCGGGACATTGCAGGTGCGCCTAACTAATGGCGAAGTGCGGGAATTTAGCAGTGGCCATGTGATCTACAGCCCCTAG
- a CDS encoding DUF3119 family protein, which yields MQETSLATVRLQPSFAVPLGVLLLSVPLWWLRWWLGLPLSLFALFLAVQAATLRLEFTSTALDVYRGSQQIRNFPYQQWQHWEVFWPTFPVLFYFREVKNIHFLPILFDAKTLVQCLQERCPRTAFISTVHNDG from the coding sequence ATGCAAGAAACCTCCTTAGCCACTGTTCGCCTTCAACCTTCATTTGCTGTCCCTCTCGGTGTGCTGCTGTTGAGTGTGCCCCTGTGGTGGCTGCGTTGGTGGTTGGGGTTGCCCCTTTCACTCTTTGCCCTATTTTTGGCTGTGCAGGCGGCAACGCTACGCCTGGAGTTTACGTCAACCGCTCTCGATGTCTATCGGGGTAGCCAACAGATTCGGAACTTTCCCTATCAGCAATGGCAGCACTGGGAAGTCTTTTGGCCGACCTTTCCTGTTCTTTTCTATTTTCGGGAGGTCAAGAATATCCACTTTCTGCCGATTCTGTTCGACGCCAAAACTTTAGTACAATGCCTCCAAGAACGCTGCCCACGTACAGCCTTTATTTCCACGGTTCACAATGACGGATGA
- a CDS encoding DUF3086 domain-containing protein → MTDPSEPTSEELATLKAQRDALKAEIQALDAEFHRLVHDRLKSLEERQQSLQLTIEQLERRKERIEQELRRNFVGASQELAIRVQGFKEFLVKSMQELAATVEEMELLPPAPAVAETVPAPAETATTPPKLILDEGFQEEADRIRRLLEQYRSSPNYYGPPWQLRRTFEQVHAERVESWFFDLGGRGALRSLPSRLQNILVASAVISILRDFYGEMLRVLVLADSPERLGDWRRGLQDCLGITRQDFGPDQGVALFESADALAFRADRLEQEDYIPLILIDDSQPQVSLSLLQYPLLLGFAPEPQLRPSRSSDFFE, encoded by the coding sequence GTGACTGATCCCTCTGAACCCACCTCAGAGGAACTAGCAACTCTCAAAGCCCAGCGCGATGCCCTCAAAGCTGAAATTCAAGCCCTCGATGCTGAGTTTCATCGTTTGGTCCACGATCGCCTCAAGTCCCTTGAAGAGCGGCAGCAAAGTCTGCAACTGACCATTGAACAACTAGAACGGCGCAAGGAACGCATTGAACAGGAGCTACGCCGTAATTTTGTGGGTGCCTCCCAAGAACTTGCGATTCGGGTGCAGGGGTTTAAGGAGTTCCTAGTCAAGAGCATGCAGGAGTTGGCGGCCACCGTTGAGGAAATGGAATTGCTGCCCCCGGCACCCGCTGTAGCGGAAACTGTCCCTGCCCCAGCAGAAACGGCCACAACACCCCCTAAGTTAATTCTGGATGAGGGCTTTCAGGAGGAAGCGGATCGGATTCGCCGTTTGCTAGAGCAATATCGGAGTAGTCCCAACTACTACGGCCCTCCTTGGCAGTTGCGACGCACCTTTGAGCAAGTTCACGCTGAGCGGGTTGAAAGTTGGTTCTTTGATCTGGGGGGACGAGGTGCCCTGCGATCGCTCCCGAGTCGGTTGCAAAATATCCTTGTTGCCTCGGCAGTCATCTCGATCCTACGGGACTTCTATGGGGAGATGTTGCGGGTTTTGGTTTTGGCTGATTCCCCTGAGCGCTTGGGAGACTGGCGACGTGGCCTCCAGGACTGCTTGGGAATCACTCGCCAAGACTTCGGCCCCGACCAAGGGGTCGCCCTATTTGAATCCGCCGATGCCCTCGCCTTTCGTGCGGATCGCCTCGAGCAGGAGGACTACATCCCCCTGATTCTCATTGATGATTCCCAACCCCAAGTCAGCCTTTCGCTGCTGCAATATCCCTTGCTCTTGGGTTTTGCCCCTGAACCCCAGTTGCGTCCTAGCCGTAGTTCTGATTTCTTTGAATAG
- the plsY gene encoding glycerol-3-phosphate 1-O-acyltransferase PlsY, whose translation MTTALILGLLALISYLLGSIPTGYLLAKALRGIDIREHGSGSTGATNVLRVVGKGPGLVTFLVDVGKGLGAILVARWVLGQSWSTVPAGWFEFVLLAIAFIAVLAHSKPIWLGWRGGKSVATGLGVLLALNAPTALATFGVFLVVLTVSRIVSLSSITAAIALPFWFWFFTQSWPFVGFSVIAGAFVIWRHQSNIQRLLAGTEPRLGASQG comes from the coding sequence GTGACCACTGCACTGATCCTTGGACTGCTGGCGCTCATTAGCTATCTGCTTGGCTCGATTCCCACAGGCTACCTCCTGGCAAAAGCGCTGCGGGGTATTGATATTCGTGAGCATGGCTCTGGCTCAACGGGGGCGACCAATGTGCTGCGGGTGGTGGGCAAAGGCCCCGGATTGGTGACGTTTTTAGTCGATGTGGGCAAGGGCCTAGGAGCAATTCTTGTGGCGCGTTGGGTCTTGGGGCAATCTTGGAGTACAGTGCCCGCTGGTTGGTTTGAATTTGTGCTGCTGGCGATCGCCTTCATTGCCGTTCTGGCTCACAGTAAGCCGATTTGGTTAGGCTGGCGGGGCGGCAAATCCGTTGCCACTGGTTTAGGGGTGCTCCTTGCCCTGAATGCCCCCACTGCATTGGCCACCTTTGGGGTGTTTCTGGTGGTCTTGACGGTCAGCCGCATTGTCTCCCTGAGTTCAATTACTGCTGCTATAGCCTTGCCCTTTTGGTTTTGGTTCTTTACGCAGTCGTGGCCGTTTGTGGGCTTTAGCGTGATTGCAGGGGCTTTTGTGATTTGGCGACACCAGAGTAATATCCAACGCCTCCTTGCAGGAACGGAGCCGCGGTTGGGAGCCTCGCAGGGATAG
- the argF gene encoding ornithine carbamoyltransferase: METLRGRDLLSIADLSRAEVEYLLDLAAQMKIGKVAPQCPKVLGLLFQKASTRTRVSFTVAMYQLGGQVIDLNPQSTQVGRGEPLPDTARVLDRYLDAVAIRTYGQAELQLFADYARIPVINALTDREHPCQILADLLTLRESFGTLTGLTLCYIGDGNNVAHSLLLGCALLGVNIRVASPPQFAPLPDIVAQAKALSGGKSEVTILTDPQAAAQGAQALYTDVWASMGQEAEAGDRQPIFQPYQINDQLLALADPRAIVLHCLPAHRDEEITASVLEGPQSRVWEQAENRLHAQKALLASLLV; the protein is encoded by the coding sequence ATGGAAACACTGCGGGGCCGTGATTTGCTGAGCATCGCCGACCTCTCACGGGCAGAGGTGGAATATCTGCTGGATTTAGCAGCCCAGATGAAAATCGGCAAGGTGGCTCCCCAGTGTCCTAAGGTCTTGGGGCTGCTGTTTCAGAAGGCCTCCACCCGTACCCGTGTCAGCTTTACGGTGGCAATGTACCAACTAGGCGGCCAAGTCATTGACTTGAATCCCCAATCCACACAGGTGGGGCGCGGTGAACCGTTGCCCGATACAGCACGGGTATTGGATCGCTATTTGGATGCGGTGGCGATTCGCACCTATGGTCAGGCAGAACTGCAACTTTTTGCCGATTATGCACGGATACCGGTGATTAATGCCCTCACCGATCGCGAGCACCCCTGTCAGATTTTGGCGGATCTGTTGACGCTGCGGGAATCCTTTGGCACATTGACGGGACTGACCCTCTGCTACATTGGCGATGGCAATAATGTGGCCCATTCACTGCTACTGGGCTGTGCGCTCTTGGGGGTAAATATTCGTGTGGCTTCACCACCACAGTTTGCGCCTTTGCCCGATATTGTGGCGCAAGCCAAGGCACTGAGTGGCGGGAAAAGTGAAGTGACTATTCTCACGGATCCACAGGCAGCGGCTCAGGGTGCCCAGGCCCTTTACACCGATGTTTGGGCCAGTATGGGACAGGAGGCGGAAGCGGGCGATCGCCAACCCATTTTTCAGCCCTACCAAATTAATGATCAACTCCTAGCCCTTGCGGATCCGCGGGCGATCGTTCTCCATTGCCTGCCGGCTCACCGCGATGAGGAAATTACCGCCAGTGTGCTTGAAGGACCGCAGTCGCGGGTTTGGGAGCAGGCAGAAAATCGCCTCCATGCCCAGAAGGCTCTACTTGCCAGTCTCTTGGTATAG
- a CDS encoding ABC transporter permease yields MIYHRWQKFSLSDWLLLVGGVICGAFLLLAILAPLGQALGWIANPQEFLDFPIHAPPSPQHWFGTNRLGYDVFARTIFGAQAALQVVFVATVLSLLVGVPLGLLSGYQGGWLDRGLLFFMDTLYTLPGLLLAVTVAFVVGKGVLNAAIALSVAYIPQYYRVVRNHTVSLKNEVFIEAARALGASTPRILHRYLLVNVLPSIPVLFTLNAADAILTLAGLGFLGLGLPPQVPEWGQDLRQALDGLSVGVWWTTLFPGLAMTLLVVGLSLLGEGLGERLDPRS; encoded by the coding sequence ATGATCTACCACCGTTGGCAGAAATTCAGCCTCTCGGATTGGTTATTGCTGGTGGGAGGGGTCATTTGTGGGGCTTTTCTGCTATTGGCGATTCTTGCTCCCCTTGGCCAAGCCCTCGGTTGGATTGCCAACCCCCAAGAATTTCTTGACTTTCCGATTCATGCACCCCCCTCGCCGCAGCACTGGTTCGGCACCAATCGCCTTGGGTATGATGTGTTTGCGCGCACAATCTTTGGTGCCCAAGCGGCTTTGCAGGTGGTCTTTGTGGCAACGGTTTTGAGCTTGCTGGTGGGGGTACCCCTCGGACTGCTCAGTGGTTACCAAGGGGGCTGGCTAGATCGCGGGCTACTCTTTTTTATGGATACGCTCTACACGTTACCGGGGCTATTACTGGCGGTGACGGTGGCCTTTGTGGTTGGCAAGGGGGTGCTCAATGCGGCGATCGCCCTCAGTGTTGCCTACATTCCCCAGTACTATCGGGTAGTGCGCAACCACACGGTGAGCCTAAAAAACGAGGTTTTTATCGAAGCTGCCCGCGCCCTTGGTGCCTCTACTCCCCGAATTCTGCACCGGTATCTTTTGGTGAATGTGCTTCCCAGTATTCCGGTGCTCTTTACGCTCAATGCCGCCGATGCCATCCTCACCTTGGCAGGGCTGGGGTTCTTGGGCTTAGGGTTGCCGCCCCAGGTACCAGAATGGGGGCAAGATCTACGACAGGCCTTGGATGGGTTGTCGGTGGGTGTGTGGTGGACAACCCTCTTTCCGGGGCTGGCCATGACACTGCTGGTAGTGGGTCTCTCGCTCCTTGGAGAGGGGCTAGGGGAGCGTCTTGATCCGCGAAGTTGA
- the cobU gene encoding bifunctional adenosylcobinamide kinase/adenosylcobinamide-phosphate guanylyltransferase — MPDHVLVTGPTRSGKSEWAEALAAQSKQPVIYIATAIASPGDREWLQRIEQHRARRPAAWELRECPLELAALVRDLPPDHCALVDSLGTWVANCLDQSQDQWQATVAELLASVQACAAQLILVAEEVGWGVVPASASGRCFRDRLGALCQQLSPLMAEVYLVTAGFALPLHQWGICLKGLRDKLDAQG, encoded by the coding sequence ATGCCTGATCATGTGTTGGTGACCGGTCCGACTCGCAGCGGCAAGAGTGAATGGGCAGAAGCCTTGGCTGCCCAAAGCAAACAACCTGTGATTTATATTGCGACGGCGATCGCCTCCCCAGGGGATAGGGAATGGTTACAGCGGATTGAACAGCACCGTGCCCGCCGCCCCGCTGCGTGGGAATTGCGAGAATGTCCCCTTGAACTGGCTGCCCTAGTGCGTGACCTGCCGCCTGATCATTGCGCTCTTGTGGACTCCTTGGGAACATGGGTGGCCAATTGCCTAGATCAATCCCAAGATCAATGGCAAGCAACCGTTGCCGAATTGCTGGCGAGTGTGCAAGCCTGTGCCGCTCAACTCATTTTGGTTGCTGAAGAGGTGGGTTGGGGAGTCGTTCCTGCCTCCGCCAGTGGTCGCTGTTTTCGAGATCGCCTCGGTGCCCTGTGTCAGCAACTGAGTCCGCTGATGGCGGAAGTGTATCTTGTAACGGCTGGCTTTGCCCTGCCCCTCCACCAATGGGGTATCTGCCTCAAGGGTCTTAGGGATAAATTGGACGCGCAAGGATAA